The proteins below come from a single Triticum aestivum cultivar Chinese Spring chromosome 5D, IWGSC CS RefSeq v2.1, whole genome shotgun sequence genomic window:
- the LOC123125540 gene encoding protein LIFEGUARD 2, protein MYFRPPPKGPEWGGDAEAGQAARPLYPMMLESPQLRWAFVRKVYTILSIQMLLTIAVASVVVFVRPVALFFVSSPAGFGLYIFLIILPFIVLCPLYYYYQRHPVNLLLLALFTVAISFAVGLTCAFTKGEVILESAILTAVVVVSLTAYTFWAARRGHDFSFLGPFLFAAVMILMVFALIQAFFPLGRISLMVYGGLAALVFCGYIIYDTDNLIKRYSYDEYVWAAVALYLDVINLFLSLLTLFRASDS, encoded by the exons ATGTATTtccggccgccgcccaagggcCCCGAGTGGggcggcgacgcggaggccgggcAGGCGGCGCGGCCGCTGTACCCGATGATGCTGGAGAGCCCGCAGCTGCGCTGGGCCTTCGTCCGCAAGGTGTACACCATCCTCTCCATCCAGATGCTGCTCACCATCGCCGTCGCCTCCGTCGTCGTCTTCGTGCGCCCCGTCGCGCTCTTCTTCGTCTCCTCCCCCGCCGGCTTCGGGCTCTacatcttcctcatcatcctccccttcatcG TGCTGTGTCCTCTGTACTACTACTACCAGCGGCACCCGGTGAACCTGCTGCTGCTGGCGCTCTTCACGGTGGCCATCAGCTTCGCGGTGGGGCTCACCTGCGCCTTCACCAAGGGGGAGGTGATCCTGGAGTCGGCGATCCtgacggcggtggtggtggtgagcCTGACGGCGTACACGTTctgggcggcgaggcgcgggcacgACTTCAGCTTCCTGGGCCCGTTCCTGTTCGCGGCGGTGATGATCCTCATGGTGTTCGCGCTCATCCAGGCCTTCTTCCCGCTGGGCCGCATCTCGCTGATGGTCTACGGCGGGCTGGCGGCGCTCGTCTTCTGCGGCTACATCATCTACGACACCGACAACCTCATCAAGCGCTACTCCTACGACGAGTACGTCTGGGCCGCCGTCGCGCTCTACCTCGACGTCATCAACCTCTTCCTCTCCCTGCTCACCCTCTTCAGGGCATCCGATTCCTGA